The Saxibacter everestensis genome has a window encoding:
- a CDS encoding GNAT family N-acetyltransferase, translated as MEIEISAEYQAAEVVDLYDSVGWFQYTRDAGKLLRSLKNSHCVLTARNESGRLDGLTRALSDGETVCYVQDLLVRPSTQRSGIGRALVEELKRRYAGCRFFVLSTDAAGTEDAEKSHPFYRELGLIPHSEQRLEAFALPLKRQEHL; from the coding sequence GTGGAGATCGAAATTTCAGCGGAGTATCAGGCTGCAGAGGTCGTTGATCTGTATGACTCGGTCGGTTGGTTCCAATACACCCGGGATGCGGGCAAGCTGCTGCGTAGCCTGAAGAACTCGCACTGTGTGCTCACCGCCCGCAATGAGAGCGGGCGGCTGGACGGACTGACCCGCGCGCTTTCTGACGGCGAGACAGTCTGTTACGTTCAGGACTTGTTGGTCCGGCCAAGCACCCAGCGCTCCGGCATCGGGCGGGCGCTGGTGGAGGAGCTCAAACGCCGCTACGCCGGGTGCAGGTTTTTCGTCCTGTCCACGGATGCTGCCGGGACCGAAGACGCGGAGAAATCACATCCGTTCTACCGCGAGCTTGGCTTGATTCCACATTCCGAACAGAGACTGGAAGCCTTCGCACTCCCGCTGAAGAGGCAGGAGCACCTGTGA
- a CDS encoding 3-keto-5-aminohexanoate cleavage protein translates to MIQCCVNGRRTVSEFADLPIRPAEIAAAAALAVEAGCVDLHVHPRGADGNDSLRPDDVASTVAAIRNAVPGVPVGVTTGAWISADVEQRVGWINSWTVLPDHASVNWHEPGAERVARALLDKGVGVEAGLFSGTGGAAVLRASGLMGEMLRLLAEVTETDPGSAVATAKNLLDQIGDVERPILLHGEDGGAWPVLSLALAAGLDTRVGLEDTLFDIDGEPARDNATLVRQAVALAAES, encoded by the coding sequence ATGATTCAGTGCTGTGTGAATGGACGGCGAACGGTGTCCGAGTTCGCGGATCTGCCGATTCGCCCTGCCGAGATTGCGGCCGCCGCAGCGCTTGCCGTCGAAGCAGGTTGCGTGGATTTGCACGTGCATCCGAGGGGTGCCGACGGCAATGACTCTCTCCGCCCGGATGACGTCGCGTCGACCGTAGCCGCCATCCGCAACGCTGTGCCGGGCGTACCCGTCGGCGTAACCACTGGCGCCTGGATCTCGGCGGATGTCGAGCAACGGGTGGGCTGGATCAATTCCTGGACCGTGCTGCCCGATCATGCTTCTGTCAACTGGCACGAGCCTGGTGCCGAACGCGTGGCCCGGGCCCTGCTCGACAAGGGCGTGGGGGTCGAGGCGGGGCTGTTCTCCGGCACCGGGGGAGCAGCTGTGTTGAGGGCGTCCGGGCTGATGGGCGAGATGCTGCGACTGCTGGCCGAGGTGACGGAGACCGATCCAGGTAGCGCCGTGGCGACGGCGAAGAACCTGCTCGACCAGATCGGCGACGTTGAGCGGCCGATACTCCTGCACGGGGAGGACGGCGGCGCCTGGCCGGTGTTGAGCCTGGCGCTGGCCGCGGGACTGGACACCCGGGTCGGCCTCGAAGACACCCTCTTCGACATCGATGGTGAGCCGGCCCGCGACAATGCCACCCTGGTGCGGCAGGCGGTCGCTCTGGCGGCGGAGTCCTGA
- a CDS encoding flavin reductase family protein, which yields MTLSPNCSELDTSRPTNAEQCPVTPDLFRGLFRQHGAGVAIVTASIDGQRAGFTATSLVSVSAEPPVIAFNISQRSSSWRVIAGQDYVGVHILAKRHEPLATRFATSGIDRFAGVGAQAGPHAVPILRDVDTWMVARIRNRIPHGDSSLVIAQVTDAVVGETAEAPLLYQNGRYLDIADDYQI from the coding sequence ATGACGTTGAGCCCGAACTGCTCCGAGTTGGATACTTCCCGTCCCACCAACGCTGAGCAGTGCCCGGTCACGCCTGACCTCTTCCGCGGGCTGTTTCGACAACACGGTGCCGGCGTCGCTATCGTCACTGCTTCCATCGATGGCCAGCGTGCCGGCTTCACGGCGACCTCGCTGGTTTCGGTCAGCGCGGAGCCGCCGGTGATCGCCTTCAATATCAGTCAGCGCTCATCCAGCTGGCGCGTTATCGCCGGGCAGGATTACGTGGGCGTGCACATCCTGGCCAAACGGCATGAGCCGCTTGCCACTCGTTTCGCCACGTCCGGTATCGACCGCTTCGCCGGGGTTGGCGCTCAGGCCGGCCCGCACGCGGTTCCGATACTTCGCGATGTGGATACCTGGATGGTCGCGCGCATCCGTAACCGGATCCCACACGGCGACAGCTCCCTGGTCATCGCGCAGGTCACCGACGCCGTGGTCGGTGAAACCGCCGAGGCCCCGCTGCTGTACCAGAATGGCCGCTACCTGGATATCGCCGACGATTACCAGATCTGA
- a CDS encoding response regulator, with translation MIRVVLADDQVLVRGGLRALLDAEDDISVVAEAGDGLAAVEAISQQRPDVVLMDIRMPRQDGLEATKQVSADASLADVRIIILTTFEEDEYIFEAIRNGASGFLVKDTEPVDLIRAVRGVASGDSLLSPKATRSLIEAFASQSKPATLSPRLDQLTEREREVMQHVAAGLSNSEIAARLFISPATTKTHVSRAMIKLHARDRAQLVVFAYETGLVQPGWSS, from the coding sequence ATGATCCGGGTGGTGCTGGCTGACGACCAGGTCCTGGTGCGAGGCGGCCTTCGCGCGTTGCTGGATGCCGAGGACGACATCTCGGTTGTTGCTGAGGCGGGCGACGGGCTAGCGGCGGTCGAGGCGATCAGTCAGCAAAGGCCGGACGTCGTTCTAATGGACATCAGGATGCCGCGACAGGATGGCCTTGAGGCGACCAAGCAGGTAAGCGCGGACGCCTCCCTTGCAGACGTGAGGATCATCATCCTGACCACCTTCGAGGAGGACGAGTACATCTTCGAAGCGATCCGGAATGGCGCCAGCGGATTCCTGGTCAAGGACACCGAACCGGTAGACCTGATCCGAGCGGTACGTGGCGTGGCATCGGGGGATTCCCTGCTTTCTCCGAAAGCGACCCGTTCGCTGATCGAAGCGTTCGCGTCACAGTCCAAGCCCGCGACGCTTTCACCCAGGCTGGATCAACTGACCGAGCGCGAACGGGAGGTCATGCAGCACGTCGCGGCTGGCCTGTCGAACAGCGAAATCGCCGCCCGGCTCTTCATCAGCCCAGCCACGACGAAGACTCACGTCAGCAGGGCAATGATCAAGCTACACGCCCGAGATCGCGCCCAGCTCGTGGTCTTTGCCTACGAAACCGGACTGGTGCAACCCGGCTGGAGCAGCTAA
- a CDS encoding sensor histidine kinase, producing MTMGEPDGYVPSSHASALYLRIVPIAVIQLGFTFAVAHWRPDDAGFSPLNLTLLLAGVLLLPFRYRFPVWVLAGTLATTLGYILADGPKGPFIAAFAMSGANALIRGHRRSVLIAFGITFLALPWLDFMLGRTPAPSWIFVMAVGAWLAVLFTVTELVRQRRLRAADEMRKKKVAESRRADEERVRIARELHDSVAHNMALINLQAGIALHLADELPEQTRSALTTIRTSSKEALVELRSILGVLRSVDSAAERAPVAGLARLDDLVKRADAAGIAVALSIDGDPGRITGTVDRSAYRIIQEALTNVAKHSNRKQAAITIEIGAQAVDLTVTDPGTASTTTTDLSEGGNGLIGMRERAAAVGGSLTAGPELARGWTVHARLPLDAEGS from the coding sequence ATGACGATGGGTGAGCCGGACGGGTACGTGCCGTCATCGCACGCATCGGCGCTCTACCTGCGGATCGTGCCGATTGCCGTTATCCAGCTCGGTTTCACCTTCGCTGTCGCGCACTGGCGGCCCGATGATGCAGGATTCTCCCCGCTGAACCTCACCCTGCTGCTGGCCGGAGTGCTATTGCTTCCGTTCCGCTATCGGTTCCCGGTATGGGTGCTTGCGGGAACCCTGGCGACCACGCTCGGCTACATCCTGGCAGACGGGCCAAAGGGACCATTCATTGCAGCGTTTGCGATGTCCGGCGCCAACGCGCTGATCCGCGGGCACCGCCGATCGGTACTGATTGCCTTTGGCATTACCTTTCTTGCGTTGCCGTGGCTGGACTTCATGCTCGGCCGGACGCCGGCACCCTCATGGATCTTCGTGATGGCGGTGGGGGCATGGCTTGCCGTACTGTTCACCGTCACCGAACTGGTGCGACAGCGTCGGCTTCGTGCGGCGGATGAGATGCGCAAGAAGAAAGTGGCCGAGAGCCGGCGGGCGGATGAGGAACGCGTGCGGATTGCACGGGAGCTGCACGACTCGGTGGCGCACAATATGGCACTGATCAACCTGCAGGCCGGGATCGCACTGCATCTGGCGGATGAGCTTCCAGAGCAAACCCGGTCGGCCCTGACCACAATTCGGACGTCGAGCAAGGAGGCGCTGGTCGAGCTCAGGTCGATTCTCGGTGTGCTGCGCAGCGTGGATTCAGCCGCCGAGCGAGCTCCGGTGGCCGGACTGGCGAGGCTCGATGACTTGGTGAAGCGCGCCGACGCTGCTGGAATCGCGGTTGCGCTCAGCATTGACGGCGACCCGGGGCGGATAACTGGCACTGTCGACCGGAGTGCTTATCGGATCATCCAGGAGGCCCTGACGAACGTGGCGAAACACAGCAACCGTAAACAGGCAGCAATCACGATCGAGATCGGTGCGCAAGCAGTGGACCTGACGGTCACCGATCCGGGGACAGCGTCGACCACGACCACCGATCTGAGCGAAGGCGGAAATGGATTGATCGGGATGCGCGAGCGGGCAGCTGCGGTTGGCGGAAGCCTCACTGCGGGTCCGGAACTGGCCAGGGGCTGGACGGTTCACGCCCGCTTGCCCCTCGATGCCGAGGGCAGCTGA
- a CDS encoding SHOCT domain-containing protein has translation MFTAQHLSPLTTAVAEAGRNYHQYGPPWPFPIFGLIFLAVLITFLVLGWNRLRNQGRTSARDVLADRFARGDINGEEYHQRLSELKRK, from the coding sequence ATGTTCACCGCACAACACTTAAGTCCACTCACGACCGCGGTCGCGGAAGCCGGCCGGAACTATCACCAGTACGGTCCACCGTGGCCGTTTCCGATCTTCGGCCTGATCTTCCTTGCCGTGCTGATCACCTTCCTGGTGCTGGGCTGGAACCGGCTGCGCAACCAAGGCCGTACCAGCGCCAGAGACGTCCTGGCTGACAGGTTCGCCCGGGGCGACATCAACGGCGAGGAATACCACCAGCGGCTCTCCGAACTCAAGCGCAAGTGA
- a CDS encoding GNAT family N-acetyltransferase, with product MLIRREQPADRTEILALIGSAFKSEARDGELPVEVPLTEALFASADYIPELSLVAEATAMGTHAAQAGRLLGHVICTRGWIETQPALGLGPLAVLPEFQKSGVGSALMYAVLGAADAMGEGAVVLLGHRDYYPRFGFRPAGQLGIEPPVPEWEDHFQVRTLREYSPDLRGAFHYSQPFNELS from the coding sequence ATGTTGATTCGCCGGGAGCAGCCCGCAGACCGTACCGAGATCCTGGCGCTGATCGGATCAGCATTTAAGTCCGAAGCTCGGGATGGCGAACTGCCGGTCGAAGTCCCGCTAACCGAGGCGCTGTTCGCCAGCGCCGACTACATTCCCGAGCTCTCGCTTGTCGCGGAGGCTACCGCGATGGGAACGCACGCTGCCCAAGCCGGCCGGTTACTCGGCCACGTGATCTGCACACGAGGGTGGATCGAAACCCAGCCCGCGCTCGGATTGGGGCCGCTCGCCGTTCTCCCAGAGTTTCAGAAATCGGGTGTCGGCAGTGCGCTGATGTATGCAGTGCTCGGCGCGGCAGATGCGATGGGCGAAGGCGCCGTAGTTCTGCTCGGTCATCGCGACTACTACCCGCGGTTCGGCTTCCGGCCCGCCGGGCAGCTCGGTATCGAGCCACCTGTCCCAGAATGGGAGGACCATTTCCAGGTAAGGACGCTGCGCGAATACTCGCCGGACCTGAGGGGCGCTTTCCATTACAGCCAGCCGTTCAACGAGTTGTCGTAG
- a CDS encoding acyltransferase domain-containing protein: protein MPETLTPERLDAVMSLFDLTTEDELDYRRLLTEYANRERPAGEYDDVRKATDVLRSRLGTFPAASSELDVPQTAWLVAFALVTPDMVAWRESLGIPDDVTRAGLSDMGLQLTVNRRVHGRFGLDTCRWMTLHFAGHLFRFGRLQYLLHSQPGGIPGKAPAGAWVLGLHIPEAGPLTADGIDESLEQANEFFARYFPERDIAAITCESWLLDPYLSEQLPGSSNIARFAARFNPYGESRDQNSDAIYFVFRTRELDNLAALPRDTSLQRVILDRIAAGGNWQVASGYLG from the coding sequence GTGCCTGAAACGTTGACCCCGGAACGCCTTGATGCCGTGATGTCGCTCTTCGACCTCACGACCGAAGACGAGCTGGATTACCGGCGGCTACTCACCGAGTACGCCAACCGCGAGCGCCCCGCGGGCGAATATGACGACGTGCGGAAAGCGACCGACGTGCTGCGTTCCCGGCTCGGCACCTTCCCCGCTGCTTCTTCCGAGCTCGACGTGCCGCAGACTGCCTGGCTTGTGGCGTTCGCCCTTGTCACCCCCGACATGGTCGCCTGGCGGGAATCTCTCGGCATCCCGGATGACGTCACCCGGGCCGGCCTGTCGGATATGGGTTTGCAGCTGACGGTCAACCGCCGGGTACACGGGCGCTTCGGGCTTGACACCTGCCGGTGGATGACGCTGCATTTCGCCGGGCATCTTTTCCGGTTTGGCCGGCTGCAGTACCTGCTGCACAGCCAACCGGGCGGTATTCCGGGAAAAGCGCCGGCCGGCGCCTGGGTGCTGGGCCTGCACATCCCGGAGGCGGGCCCGCTGACGGCGGACGGGATCGACGAGAGCCTTGAGCAGGCGAATGAGTTCTTCGCCCGCTACTTCCCCGAGCGGGACATCGCGGCCATAACCTGCGAATCGTGGCTGCTCGATCCGTATCTCTCCGAGCAGCTACCCGGCTCGTCGAACATCGCCCGATTCGCAGCCCGCTTCAATCCCTACGGCGAGAGCCGCGATCAGAACAGCGACGCGATCTACTTCGTCTTCCGGACCAGGGAGCTGGACAACTTAGCCGCGCTGCCACGGGACACGTCCCTGCAGCGCGTCATCCTCGACCGGATCGCCGCCGGCGGAAACTGGCAGGTCGCGAGCGGCTATCTCGGGTAG
- a CDS encoding glycerophosphodiester phosphodiesterase family protein, whose amino-acid sequence MRNRQVLALAHRGGARFQPNIGIENTAEAFRQAFSLGYRWFETDVHSSRDGVPYAFHDVDLKRLAGSSSMFAELDAAHIDRLRIRQHPIPRLDALLSEFPDASFNIDLKCDDVVVPTARTLRRLDAVDRVCIASFSHRRLGRFRRIMPEARTSCSLFEAAALRFGPGRFVRQFAVRGGASAAQVPVEWRGVRIITGSFVRAVHDLGLAVHAWTIDDEQTMTWLLDLGVDGIVSDRIDVLKRVLVERGQWTNGL is encoded by the coding sequence ATGAGGAATCGTCAAGTGCTCGCGCTAGCTCACCGCGGTGGTGCCCGGTTCCAGCCGAACATCGGCATCGAGAATACGGCTGAGGCCTTCCGCCAGGCATTTTCCCTCGGCTATCGCTGGTTCGAGACCGATGTGCACAGCTCGCGCGACGGCGTGCCCTATGCCTTTCATGACGTGGATCTGAAGCGCCTGGCCGGCAGCTCCTCGATGTTCGCTGAGCTCGATGCGGCGCACATTGACCGGCTCCGGATCCGGCAGCACCCAATCCCCCGGCTCGACGCGCTACTCAGCGAATTTCCGGACGCCAGCTTTAATATCGATCTGAAGTGCGATGACGTCGTCGTCCCCACGGCGCGGACGCTCCGCAGGCTCGACGCCGTCGATCGGGTCTGCATCGCCTCGTTTTCGCATCGCCGACTGGGGCGGTTCAGGCGGATCATGCCCGAGGCACGTACCAGCTGCTCGTTGTTTGAGGCCGCTGCCCTTCGGTTCGGGCCGGGCCGATTCGTCCGGCAGTTCGCAGTACGGGGTGGTGCTAGCGCCGCACAGGTGCCGGTCGAATGGCGCGGCGTCCGGATCATCACCGGGAGTTTCGTCCGCGCCGTCCACGACCTCGGACTTGCTGTGCATGCGTGGACCATCGACGATGAACAGACCATGACCTGGCTGTTGGACCTCGGTGTCGACGGGATCGTCTCGGACCGGATCGATGTGCTGAAGCGGGTCCTGGTCGAACGTGGCCAATGGACGAACGGACTGTAG
- a CDS encoding ABC transporter ATP-binding protein — MSGFGLGGFGGHGMGGPRQMSPRDTASKEKPPVENLGRRVWSLFDDYRRWLVLTALLILVGAGLSVLTPFLTQAAFDRGLFPPDGTPNLRLLAILVAGMILVPALTSVVAVARTYFTTRVGNRVMADLRGRLFAHLEKMELGFFTGTRTGVIQSRLANDVGGVQGVLTDTASSILSNAVTVLAAVVAMFFLSWQLTVISLVLLPFLVLLQVRVGRRRRALAAKAQESLSEMTAITQEALSVSGIVLAKVFNQQGAEVERYSRANEVQARLQIKQQMAGQWFFAAVQTFVAVTPAVVYLVAGYMISGGVDLTAGTLVAFTTLQARLMQPVVSLLRVSLDVQTSMALFARIFEYLDLKPAITEPEDPVVLDEREVRGRVTFDDVSFRYPGAASVPSGDRPLRNEGWALQHINIDVRPGQLVAFVGPSGAGKTTLSYLIPRLYDVSAGRMLLDGHDVRELSLDSLFAAIGMVTQETYLFHASIRDNLRYAKPDADDDELIAAAKAANIHERIITFDDGYDTLVGERGYRLSGGEKQRMAIARVLLKDPKVLILDEATSALDTGSERLVQQALDQAMAGRTTVAIAHRLSTILKADLIYVIDEGQVKESGTHQELLELGGMYAWLYSMDASFIQDADAG; from the coding sequence ATGTCTGGATTTGGGCTCGGTGGTTTCGGCGGTCATGGGATGGGCGGTCCACGGCAGATGTCGCCCCGAGACACGGCCAGCAAGGAAAAGCCACCGGTGGAGAATCTCGGCCGCCGGGTCTGGTCCTTGTTCGACGACTATCGGCGATGGCTGGTGCTGACCGCCCTCTTGATCCTTGTCGGCGCCGGCCTGAGCGTTCTGACGCCGTTCCTGACCCAGGCGGCGTTCGACCGTGGACTGTTCCCACCGGATGGCACGCCGAACCTTCGGCTGCTCGCTATCCTGGTCGCCGGCATGATCCTGGTGCCGGCACTGACGTCAGTCGTTGCGGTGGCCCGAACCTACTTCACCACCCGGGTCGGAAACCGCGTGATGGCCGACCTACGAGGCCGGTTGTTCGCGCACCTGGAGAAAATGGAGCTCGGCTTCTTCACCGGAACCCGCACCGGCGTCATCCAATCCAGACTCGCCAACGATGTCGGCGGCGTTCAGGGCGTGCTCACCGACACGGCATCGTCAATCCTGTCCAATGCGGTCACGGTACTGGCCGCCGTCGTCGCCATGTTCTTCCTGTCCTGGCAACTGACCGTCATCTCGCTCGTGCTCTTGCCGTTCCTTGTATTGCTTCAGGTTCGGGTCGGACGGCGGCGGCGCGCCCTTGCCGCCAAGGCCCAGGAGTCGCTGTCCGAGATGACCGCGATAACTCAGGAGGCATTGAGCGTTTCCGGTATCGTGCTCGCGAAAGTCTTCAACCAGCAGGGCGCGGAAGTTGAGCGCTATTCGCGCGCCAACGAGGTGCAAGCCCGGCTGCAGATCAAGCAGCAGATGGCCGGTCAATGGTTCTTTGCCGCGGTGCAGACATTCGTCGCCGTGACTCCTGCCGTCGTCTACCTTGTCGCCGGCTACATGATCAGCGGCGGCGTGGATCTGACCGCGGGCACACTGGTCGCCTTCACCACCCTGCAGGCACGGCTGATGCAGCCGGTGGTGTCCCTACTCCGGGTATCGCTGGACGTGCAGACCTCGATGGCGCTGTTCGCCCGAATCTTCGAGTACCTCGACCTGAAGCCAGCCATCACCGAACCCGAGGACCCAGTCGTATTGGACGAACGGGAGGTGCGCGGCCGGGTGACCTTCGACGACGTGTCATTTCGCTATCCGGGAGCCGCCTCTGTGCCCTCCGGGGACCGCCCGCTGCGCAACGAAGGCTGGGCGCTGCAACATATCAACATCGATGTGCGGCCCGGCCAGCTGGTGGCCTTCGTCGGCCCGTCCGGCGCGGGAAAGACCACACTGTCCTACCTGATTCCGCGGCTGTACGACGTAAGCGCGGGGCGGATGCTGCTCGACGGTCACGATGTGCGCGAGCTAAGTCTCGACTCGCTTTTTGCCGCAATCGGCATGGTCACCCAGGAAACCTACCTCTTCCACGCCAGCATTCGGGACAATCTGCGGTACGCGAAGCCGGATGCCGACGATGACGAGCTGATAGCAGCCGCCAAGGCGGCGAACATCCACGAGCGAATCATCACCTTCGACGATGGCTACGACACTCTGGTCGGCGAACGAGGCTACCGGCTGTCGGGCGGTGAGAAGCAACGAATGGCGATAGCGCGGGTTCTGCTGAAGGATCCGAAGGTGCTGATCCTGGACGAGGCCACCTCTGCCCTCGATACCGGGAGCGAGCGACTCGTGCAGCAGGCACTCGATCAGGCTATGGCTGGCCGCACCACCGTCGCCATCGCCCATCGCTTGTCTACGATTCTGAAAGCCGACTTGATCTACGTCATTGACGAGGGCCAGGTCAAGGAATCAGGCACGCACCAGGAACTGCTTGAGCTCGGCGGCATGTACGCCTGGCTCTACAGCATGGATGCCAGCTTCATCCAGGACGCGGACGCCGGCTAG
- a CDS encoding RNA polymerase-binding protein RbpA — MSERSLRGTQLGSRSLESDAGVEPAPRQIAEYVCPDGHTFTVPFSVEAEIPPIWESSTNGTGILKGAEEPNGEPEKHVRSHWDMLLERRTPEELQVLLDERLELLRAGRLNQRSSSRK, encoded by the coding sequence ATGAGTGAACGCAGCCTTCGCGGTACGCAGCTTGGCTCCCGCAGTCTGGAATCAGATGCCGGCGTAGAACCAGCACCGCGCCAGATTGCCGAATACGTGTGCCCGGACGGACACACTTTCACGGTGCCTTTCTCAGTCGAAGCTGAGATTCCGCCGATCTGGGAATCCAGCACCAACGGAACCGGAATCCTGAAGGGTGCCGAAGAGCCGAATGGCGAGCCGGAAAAGCACGTCCGCTCACATTGGGACATGCTTCTCGAGCGCCGAACGCCTGAAGAGCTTCAGGTCCTCCTCGATGAGCGGCTTGAGCTTCTGCGCGCGGGCCGGCTCAATCAGCGGAGTTCTTCCCGCAAGTAG
- a CDS encoding polyprenol monophosphomannose synthase — MDPATDRTLIVMPTYKERDSLALTVGSLRAVIPAVDILIVDDNSPDGTGDIADGLAADSDKVHVLHRRAKNGLGAAYIAGFGWGIDHGYDVMVEMDADGSHRAEDLPALLAGIRSGADLVIGSRWVPGGSILNWPRHRAWLSKAGNSYVRTVLGIGLRDATAGFRAYRSAAIDKLNMQTIASQGYCFQVDMAWRARKAGLDIREVPITFVEREHGASKMNSAIVIEALWRTTLWGVMYRAQQLRKLLGSKTL, encoded by the coding sequence ATGGACCCAGCCACTGATCGCACCCTGATAGTGATGCCAACCTACAAGGAGCGCGATTCTCTGGCCCTTACCGTTGGTTCCTTGAGAGCGGTCATCCCTGCAGTCGACATCCTGATCGTGGACGACAATTCTCCGGATGGTACCGGGGACATCGCGGACGGTTTAGCCGCAGACAGCGATAAAGTGCACGTTCTGCACCGCCGGGCAAAGAATGGGTTGGGAGCCGCCTACATAGCCGGTTTCGGCTGGGGCATCGACCACGGCTACGACGTGATGGTCGAAATGGACGCAGATGGTTCACACCGTGCGGAGGATCTTCCCGCCCTGCTGGCTGGAATACGATCAGGCGCAGACCTGGTGATCGGCTCCCGCTGGGTACCCGGCGGTTCCATCCTGAACTGGCCCAGGCATCGTGCCTGGCTATCGAAGGCGGGGAACTCCTACGTTCGCACCGTACTAGGCATCGGACTGCGGGATGCCACAGCCGGGTTCAGGGCGTACCGAAGCGCTGCCATCGACAAGCTCAATATGCAGACCATCGCGTCCCAGGGGTATTGCTTTCAGGTCGATATGGCGTGGCGAGCCCGGAAGGCCGGTCTCGACATTCGCGAGGTGCCGATTACGTTTGTCGAGCGGGAACACGGCGCGTCCAAGATGAACAGCGCGATCGTGATCGAGGCACTGTGGCGAACAACGTTGTGGGGCGTCATGTATAGAGCCCAGCAGCTACGCAAGCTGCTGGGCTCTAAGACGCTCTGA